In Prunus dulcis chromosome 1, ALMONDv2, whole genome shotgun sequence, the following are encoded in one genomic region:
- the LOC117627063 gene encoding adagio protein 1 has translation MEWDSNSDLSAEEEEDEEGSLIFNDDDEVSGPGPGPLPFPVENMLRTAPCGFVVTDALDPDHPIIYVNTVFEMVTGYRAEEVLGRNCRFLQYRGPFAKRRHPLVDSAVVSEIKRCLEEGIEFQGELLNFRKDGSPMMNRLRLTPIYGDDDMITHVIGIQFFTEADIDLGPVPGTSIKESAKSSDRFRSYLSAFRPAVLLGERNICRGVCGMLQLSDEVLALKILSKLAPRDIASIGSVCRRLYDLSKNEDLWRMVCQNAWGSETTRVLEAVPGAKRLGWGRLARELTTLEAATWRKVTVGGSVEPSRCNFSACAVGNRVVLFGGEGVNMQPMNDTFVLDLNASNPEWQHVQVSSPPPGRWGHTLSCVNGSHLVVFGGCGRQGLLNDVFVLDLDAKPPTWREISGLAPPLPRSWHSSCTLDGTKLIVSGGCADSGVLLSDTFLLDLSMEKPIWREIPVAWKPPSRLGHTLSVYGGRKILMFGGLAKSGPLRFRSSDVFTMDLSEDEPCWRCVTGSGMPGAGNPGGMAPPPRLDHVAVSLPGGRILIFGGSVAGLHSASQLYLLDPTDEKPTWRILNVPGRPPRFAWGHSTCVVGGTRAIVLGGQTGEEWMLSELHELSLANSVI, from the exons ATGGAGTGGGATAGCAATTCGGATCTGAGCGCCGAGGAAGAGGAGGACGAGGAAGGGAGCTTGATTTTCAACGACGACGACGAAGTTTCGGGCCCCGGCCCCGGCCCGCTTCCCTTCCCCGTCGAGAATATGCTCCGGACGGCGCCGTGCGGGTTCGTCGTCACCGATGCCCTCGACCCGGACCATCCCATCATCTACGTCAACACCGTCTTCGAAATGGTCACCGGGTACCGAGCGGAGGAGGTTCTCGGTCGCAATTG TCGATTTTTGCAATATAGAGGGCCATTCGCAAAAAGAAGGCATCCACTAGTGGACTCTGCAGTAGTTTCAGAAATTAAAAGATGTCTGGAGGAGGGTATTGAATTCCAAGGCGAGTTATTAAACTTTAGGAAAGATGGATCTCCTATGATGAATAGATTGCGGCTGACACCTATATATGGGGATGATGATATGATAACGCACGTCATTGGAATCCAGTTCTTCACAGAGGCAGATATTGATCTAGGTCCAGTTCCTGGTACTTCAATCAAGGAGTCTGCAAAATCTTCTGACAGGTTTCGTTCTTATCTTTCTGCTTTTCGTCCTGCTGTTCTCTTGGGGGAGCGAAACATATGTCGTGGGGTTTGTGGGATGTTGCAATTGAGTGACGAGGTTCTTGCTCTCAAGATTCTTTCAAAGTTGGCGCCTAGAGACATTGCATCTATTGGGTCAGTCTGTAGGAGACTGTATGACCTTTCAAAGAATGAAGACCTTTGGAGGATGGTCTGCCAAAATGCATGGGGTAGTGAGACAACTCGTGTTTTAGAGGCTGTGCCTGGTGCAAAGAGGCTAGGGTGGGGTAGGCTGGCACGGGAGCTGACCACTCTTGAAGCAGCAACATGGAGAAAGGTGACTGTTGGAGGTTCTGTTGAACCCTCTCGATGTAACTTTAGTGCTTGTGCAGTTGGCAATCGTGTTGTCCTTTTTGGTGGTGAAGGGGTCAATATGCAACCAATGAATGACACCTTTGTATTGGATCTAAATGCCAGTAACCCAGAGTGGCAGCATGTCCAAGTGAGCTCTCCTCCTCCTGGCCGTTGGGGTCATACACTTTCTTGTGTGAATGGGTCCCATTTGGTGGTATTTGGAGGCTGTGGAAGGCAGGGCTTGCTAAATGATGTTTTTGTACTGGATTTGGATGCAAAGCCTCCAACTTGGCGTGAAATATCTGGGTTGGCTCCTCCGCTCCCAAGATCATGGCACAGTTCCTGCACTCTTGATGGCACCAAGCTGATAGTTTCAGGTGGTTGTGCAGATTCTGGAGTACTCCTTAGTGATACTTTTTTGCTTGATCTCTCAATGGAGAAACCTATTTGGAGAGAGATACCAGTAGCATGGAAACCTCCTTCCAGATTGGGTCATACGCTGTCTGTATATGGTGGTAGGAAAATTTTGATGTTTGGGGGCCTGGCCAAAAGTGGACCACTTCGTTTTCGTTCTAGTGATGTGTTCACAATGGATCTGAGTGAGGACGAACCGTGTTGGAGGTGTGTTACAGGGAGTGGAATGCCCGGTGCTGGAAATCCAGGGGGTATGGCTCCTCCGCCTAGACTTGATCATGTAGCAGTGAGCCTCCCAGGTGGGAGAATCCTGATCTTTGGTGGTTCAGTTGCTGGTCTTCACTCTGCCTCACAACTTTATCTCTTGGATCCAACGGATGAAAAACCTACATGGAGGATATTAAATGTACCTGGGCGACCCCCAAGATTCGCTTGGGGACATAGTACTTGTGTTGTTGGAGGGACAAGGGCAATTGTCCTTGGTGGTCAAACTGGAGAAGAGTGGATGTTAAGTGAACTCCATGAGCTTTCGCTGGCAAACTCTGTAATCTGA
- the LOC117630476 gene encoding uncharacterized protein LOC117630476 yields the protein MERELADILREERNLGHKGDVGWKTVAFNTTANILAAQFNLQISADNIRNRVKSWKKFYGVVSDILSQSGFNWDSTKKIISVDEDHSHDNARGFRFKVIENWDDIVDLCGKDRATGGGAEIGAYATEVMTPTNEVDHVDLDGDTQDLEDIHVIDDISPTSTNSQKRRNRASNSSDILPTKKRGVVKDVIADSIARMALSFEEFICADTKNLDPAEVYAEVQAIPGLSENEQLKACAWLIENDKQFQMLKALPIKKKKRKKESMLLMFIARGE from the exons ATGGAACGTGAATTAGCTGATATACTTCGCGAGGAGCGTAACTTGGGTCACAAAGGAGATGTTGGATGGAAGACAGTTGCTTTCAATACTACTGCAAATATATTAGCTGCACAATTTAATCTCCAGATAAGTGCTGATAACATTAGAAATCGTGTTAAGTCATGGAAAAAGTTCTATGGAGTAGTGAGTGATATATTAAGTCAAAGTGGATTCAATTGGGATTCAACAAAAAAGATTATAAGCGTAGATGAAGATCAT TCTCATGACAATGCTAGAGGTTTTCGATTCAAAGTTATAGAAAATTGGGATGATATAGTAGATTTGTGTGGCAAAGATAGAGCCACTGGAGGGGGCGCTGAAATAGGCGCATATGCAACTGAGGTTATGACTCCTACTAATGAAGTTGATCATGTTGATTTGGATGGTGATACACAAGATTTAGAAGATATTCATGTTATTGATGATATTTCACCAACCTCAACAAATagtcaaaaaagaagaaatcgtGCATCAAATTCTTCTGATATTCTTCCTACAAAGAAAAGAGGTGTTGTCAAAGATGTTATTGCTGATTCGATTGCTAGAATGGCTTTATCATTTGAAGAGTTTATCTGTGCTGATACTAAGAACCTTGATCCAGCAGAGGTATATGCTGAAGTACAAGCAATACCAGGTCTTAGTGAAAATGAACAACTCAAAGCATGTGCTTGGCTGATAGAAAATGACAAACAATTTCAGATGCTGAAGGCACTcccaattaagaaaaaaaaaagaaaaaaagagagtatgTTGCTGATGTTTATTGCACGTGGGGAGTGA